One stretch of Nitrospirota bacterium DNA includes these proteins:
- a CDS encoding MBL fold metallo-hydrolase, with protein sequence MKIRFCGVRGSIPTPGKETVRYGGNTSCIELTGKEGTILIFDSGTGIRTIGERLAPKSPLTIHLFLSHTHWDHIHGFPFFIPAYIPKNVINIYGPPHFDKTLSEIMAQQMVYSYFPVNSDELSATINYRDLKEETLQVGEFTVKSKLMNHPVTCFGYRVTEGDNSIVYTGDNEPYYNFMANSVVDDSEREEIEMIVKEQNSRTVEFVRGVDVLICDAQYLDTEYQTKIGWGHSTTFHALDLAIKAEVKHLVIFHHEPSRSDDKMDELLQYTIDKCNELQHKGLKITAAIEGEEIDL encoded by the coding sequence ATGAAAATACGGTTTTGTGGCGTCAGGGGATCAATCCCTACTCCTGGTAAAGAAACTGTCAGATATGGCGGTAACACGTCCTGTATTGAGCTTACAGGCAAAGAGGGCACTATTTTGATTTTTGATTCCGGTACCGGCATAAGAACAATTGGGGAGAGGCTTGCTCCAAAGTCCCCGCTAACTATCCATCTGTTTCTGTCTCATACCCACTGGGACCATATTCACGGTTTTCCGTTTTTTATCCCGGCCTATATCCCTAAAAATGTAATCAATATCTATGGCCCTCCCCACTTCGATAAAACCCTGAGCGAGATTATGGCACAGCAGATGGTCTATTCGTATTTCCCTGTAAACTCCGATGAACTCTCAGCTACAATTAACTACCGAGACTTAAAGGAGGAAACACTTCAGGTAGGCGAGTTTACGGTAAAGTCAAAACTTATGAACCACCCCGTAACTTGTTTTGGTTATCGTGTGACAGAGGGTGATAATAGTATTGTTTATACGGGAGATAACGAACCCTACTATAATTTTATGGCAAATTCCGTGGTTGACGACAGTGAGCGCGAGGAAATCGAAATGATAGTCAAAGAGCAGAATTCAAGAACCGTGGAATTTGTAAGAGGAGTTGACGTACTGATTTGTGATGCGCAATACTTAGATACTGAGTACCAAACAAAAATCGGCTGGGGCCACAGTACAACTTTCCATGCCCTTGACCTTGCTATTAAGGCTGAAGTTAAACACCTTGTGATATTTCATCATGAACCCTCACGCTCTGATGATAAAATGGATGAACTTCTACAGTACACCATTGACAAGTGCAACGAGCTGCAGCACAAAGGTTTAAAGATAACTGCAGCTATAGAGGGTGAGGAGATTGATTTATAA
- a CDS encoding OmpA family protein, which produces MRQSGMLKLMLLVAAVAFVLSGCADLQYAPKHSVWYYHKELPEADNAIAKAQASGKDKECPDLFSKAAKMRDDAYDTYLECHTTEGIEMAKKATQMANVLCPVKPQPPAPEPVKPETKTKALGWKEVAKVTLVNFATNKSNIEAKYSAELKKAIEFAKLYPDTRIDVDGHTDNRGSKKLNDTLSLKRAETVAGYLEKHGISQSRINSNGYGFSKPVATNTTEVGRAKNRRVEIRMSSQVEMDSDDSAKAVKQELKKVKKVKKGKKAKKVKKAEKTEKKTEKKTEKPN; this is translated from the coding sequence ATGAGACAAAGCGGGATGTTAAAGTTAATGTTGTTAGTTGCAGCTGTTGCGTTTGTGTTATCTGGTTGCGCTGACCTTCAGTACGCACCAAAGCACTCTGTTTGGTATTACCACAAGGAACTCCCTGAGGCTGACAATGCAATAGCAAAGGCACAGGCTTCAGGAAAAGACAAAGAGTGTCCGGATCTGTTTAGTAAAGCGGCAAAGATGAGAGACGATGCTTATGATACGTACCTTGAGTGCCACACTACCGAGGGTATTGAGATGGCTAAGAAGGCAACCCAGATGGCTAATGTCCTTTGCCCTGTTAAACCACAACCACCTGCACCTGAACCAGTCAAGCCTGAAACCAAAACAAAGGCGCTCGGATGGAAAGAAGTTGCAAAAGTTACTCTGGTTAACTTTGCTACCAACAAGAGTAACATAGAGGCCAAGTACAGTGCCGAACTAAAGAAGGCTATTGAGTTTGCTAAACTGTACCCTGATACGAGAATTGATGTTGACGGACATACCGACAACAGGGGTTCAAAGAAACTCAATGACACTCTTTCATTGAAACGTGCTGAGACAGTGGCAGGCTATCTTGAGAAACATGGTATCAGCCAATCCCGTATCAATTCAAACGGTTATGGTTTTTCAAAGCCTGTAGCTACTAACACCACAGAAGTTGGCAGAGCAAAAAACAGACGTGTGGAGATTCGTATGTCTTCACAGGTTGAAATGGACTCCGACGACTCTGCAAAAGCTGTGAAACAAGAGCTGAAAAAAGTTAAAAAAGTTAAAAAAGGCAAGAAAGCCAAAAAAGTTAAAAAGGCTGAAAAAACTGAAAAGAAAACTGAAAAGAAAACTGAAAAACCAAACTAA
- a CDS encoding PAS domain S-box protein — MSVSLQNKTLDFVQSPEDIFNLMSAAVNDALAVLDIGNNIVFWNEHSEKYFKYKQEEITGKNFLRTLISNKYHQTILKNIDRPEPGAYISDAKTIYAEAIAKDHAKIYCKISLSVMKIKEQLYTILYFRDATDYKLKKNLLTLKKSMEFVKIGVCVTDMEGVIVTTNSALAQVHGLNISDLTEKKARDVLPCLSHIKSMDEFKNYSAERLCKNNASGKDMYVKIESEIVLDDDKSPIAVIITFEDITNSKNMQLQICQYNEHLESLVKERTQTLSETNKQLRDEIVKRTEMEEQIRGNVKDLNMLLKEVHHRVKNNLQIIVSLLSLQSATISDPLLHDIFKDSETRIRAMALIHEKLYESTDMSTLDFGEYLHSLASELLSSYSLRHGGIELKTDIGVHSLDIDIAIPCGLVINEFITNSLKYAFPGNSGGQIKVSFHRGQDDKLYLTLSDNGVGLSKDIDIKKVKSLGLQLIHDLIVRKLKGTIEINTDGGTEFKIII; from the coding sequence TTGTCAGTTTCGCTACAAAACAAGACACTTGACTTTGTTCAGTCCCCAGAGGATATATTTAATCTTATGAGCGCTGCCGTAAACGATGCTTTAGCTGTATTGGACATCGGCAACAACATAGTTTTTTGGAATGAGCACTCTGAAAAATATTTTAAATATAAACAAGAAGAGATAACCGGTAAAAACTTCCTTAGAACTTTAATATCTAACAAATATCATCAAACAATACTAAAAAATATTGACAGACCTGAGCCAGGCGCATATATCTCTGATGCTAAAACCATTTATGCAGAGGCGATAGCAAAAGACCATGCAAAAATATATTGCAAAATATCGCTCTCTGTAATGAAAATTAAGGAGCAGCTCTATACAATTTTATATTTCAGGGATGCAACCGACTATAAACTTAAAAAGAACCTGCTGACACTAAAAAAGTCTATGGAATTTGTGAAAATAGGCGTCTGTGTTACCGACATGGAGGGCGTGATAGTCACGACAAACTCGGCATTGGCTCAAGTGCACGGATTAAACATATCTGATTTAACAGAAAAAAAGGCCAGAGATGTGCTACCTTGTCTGTCACATATAAAGAGCATGGATGAATTTAAAAACTACAGCGCAGAGCGTCTCTGTAAGAATAACGCTTCTGGCAAAGATATGTATGTTAAAATCGAGTCAGAAATCGTGCTGGATGACGATAAGAGTCCGATAGCTGTTATAATAACCTTTGAGGATATAACTAACAGCAAAAATATGCAGTTGCAAATATGCCAATACAATGAGCACCTTGAGAGTTTGGTAAAAGAACGCACACAAACTCTTTCTGAGACCAATAAACAGCTTCGCGATGAGATTGTAAAACGCACCGAGATGGAGGAACAAATCCGCGGAAATGTAAAGGATTTGAACATGCTGCTTAAAGAGGTGCATCACCGGGTGAAGAACAATTTGCAGATTATCGTAAGCCTGTTGAGCCTTCAGTCTGCAACCATCTCAGACCCCCTGCTGCACGACATATTTAAAGACAGCGAAACCCGCATCAGAGCGATGGCTCTGATTCACGAAAAGCTATACGAATCCACAGATATGTCAACGCTGGATTTTGGCGAATACCTGCACTCACTGGCCTCTGAGCTGTTAAGCTCATACAGCCTCAGACACGGTGGCATAGAGCTTAAGACAGATATCGGCGTTCACAGTCTCGATATTGATATAGCAATTCCCTGCGGGTTGGTCATTAATGAGTTTATTACAAATTCTCTGAAATACGCATTCCCAGGCAATTCCGGCGGACAGATAAAGGTCAGCTTCCACAGAGGACAAGACGATAAACTTTACCTTACGCTCAGCGACAATGGCGTGGGTCTGTCAAAAGACATAGATATTAAAAAAGTAAAATCGTTGGGTTTACAGTTAATACATGATCTTATTGTAAGGAAACTAAAAGGAACAATAGAGATAAACACAGACGGTGGAACAGAATTTAAGATAATAATTTGA
- a CDS encoding response regulator, producing MNQTDAGTRIPTGIRVVVVEDEIIVARDIEMKLKKLGYNVLDIAASGEEAIQKAGDLLPDLILMDITLEGKMDGIEAAGQIDTLYNIPIVYLTAHTDLDTLSRARVTEPYGYIIKPFAVRDLLVTISMALYKHRMEARNKVINTILKVFLKPITLKEKLEQSLTLITSIPRLFLQTKGAIFLVEDNPDVLVLKASIGTPDCEQITIGKCLCGVVIATKEIVFAERIDKRHELNQDAVPHGHYCVPILAASKLMGVICVYVPDGHRRDIADEEVLTSFADIIANVLSYSK from the coding sequence ATGAATCAGACAGATGCAGGCACCAGAATTCCGACAGGGATAAGAGTGGTGGTGGTAGAGGATGAGATAATCGTTGCCAGGGACATCGAGATGAAGTTAAAAAAACTGGGGTACAATGTTTTGGATATTGCCGCATCGGGAGAGGAGGCGATACAAAAGGCAGGGGATCTATTGCCTGACCTTATTCTTATGGACATAACCCTTGAGGGTAAGATGGACGGCATTGAAGCTGCCGGTCAAATTGATACACTTTATAACATTCCTATCGTGTATCTGACCGCTCATACTGATTTGGACACTCTAAGCCGTGCACGTGTGACGGAACCATACGGTTATATAATCAAACCGTTTGCAGTCAGAGATTTGCTGGTGACAATCAGCATGGCCCTCTATAAGCACAGAATGGAGGCCAGAAATAAGGTCATAAATACAATTTTAAAGGTTTTTTTGAAACCAATTACTTTGAAAGAAAAATTAGAGCAGTCACTTACTTTGATAACGTCAATTCCGAGACTTTTTCTTCAAACCAAGGGCGCCATCTTTTTAGTTGAGGATAATCCTGATGTGCTTGTGCTGAAAGCATCTATAGGAACGCCGGATTGTGAACAAATAACCATTGGTAAATGTCTGTGCGGTGTGGTTATAGCAACTAAAGAGATAGTGTTTGCCGAAAGAATAGATAAACGCCATGAACTTAATCAGGATGCCGTGCCGCATGGCCACTACTGTGTGCCTATACTTGCTGCGAGTAAACTCATGGGGGTGATCTGTGTCTATGTGCCTGATGGACACAGAAGAGACATAGCCGATGAAGAGGTGCTGACTTCTTTTGCAGATATAATAGCTAACGTACTGAGCTATTCAAAATAA
- a CDS encoding adenylate/guanylate cyclase domain-containing protein, which produces MADLKQLKLRRFLYFLTATITLFYVVLALRDPAFITENLETKLLDLRIYVKNVLKTDDTPKDILIVYVDDKSIKEIGRWPWKRDVEADLLRNISKDAPKVIAVDVMLSETENAASDDKLAETIKVAGNVVLATAFITKSSDSSFAGSSDAPDFLWDSAFMEVKTVSNINWKKWAIKPEKVLPPIEKFARFSSLGHVYTLPDSDGAIRYAILYVNFGTDCYPHLALQTARIALGLKQKDMILFGGSSIKLGNMYIPIDLSGRVIINYRGIKTNYISVSASDVIRGKIEKGFFNNKIVFIGTSALATYDQKVTAVSANSSGVSINANIVENILSTGFLRRSPNVIEIIVICIAGILFGLISRFRAALSSILALICISVYMFFSFYLLIKSNLWLNITYPVAAMVSLFSLQTIVKFLAEERRGRQIRGIFSRYVSPQIVNVLINNPEGTHLGGKQQTLTILFTDIVGFTTISEKLTPEEVVQMLNEYFSDMVEIIFKWGGTLNKFIGDAIMCFWGAPVEDNNHAVHAIKCALNMIAKKEEIQVKRLSEGKAPIDIGIGINSGEVLIGNIGAVGKQMDYTIIGDNVNLCSRVEGLTRKFKVHILISENTFKEIRPHIDSGLLYSVSVKCVGRVAVKGKAQPVSVYDVKGLPTGEASEIVDEIFDEVIYMKDK; this is translated from the coding sequence ATGGCTGATTTAAAACAATTAAAACTCAGACGTTTTCTGTATTTTCTCACTGCAACCATCACGTTGTTTTATGTTGTGCTTGCACTTCGTGATCCGGCTTTTATAACTGAAAACCTTGAAACAAAACTACTTGACTTGAGAATTTATGTAAAAAATGTGCTAAAGACCGATGACACACCCAAAGACATTTTAATAGTTTATGTGGATGATAAGAGCATAAAAGAAATAGGCCGCTGGCCATGGAAAAGGGATGTTGAGGCTGATTTGCTGCGTAATATTTCAAAGGATGCGCCAAAAGTAATAGCAGTGGATGTAATGTTAAGCGAAACTGAAAATGCAGCAAGTGACGATAAACTGGCAGAAACTATAAAGGTGGCAGGCAATGTTGTTTTAGCAACGGCATTTATTACTAAAAGCAGTGATTCGTCTTTTGCCGGGTCATCCGATGCGCCAGATTTCCTATGGGATTCGGCCTTTATGGAGGTAAAGACAGTCTCCAATATAAATTGGAAAAAATGGGCTATTAAACCTGAAAAAGTGCTTCCTCCCATTGAGAAATTCGCCCGATTCTCTTCACTTGGCCATGTTTATACTCTGCCGGATTCCGATGGTGCTATAAGATACGCAATTCTTTATGTTAATTTCGGCACAGACTGTTACCCACACCTTGCTCTGCAGACGGCACGCATTGCTTTGGGGTTAAAACAGAAAGATATGATACTCTTCGGCGGCTCCAGTATTAAGCTTGGAAACATGTATATCCCTATTGATTTAAGTGGACGTGTTATCATCAATTACAGGGGAATCAAAACTAACTACATTTCAGTTTCTGCCTCTGATGTGATAAGAGGTAAAATTGAAAAGGGGTTTTTTAACAACAAGATTGTTTTTATAGGAACCTCGGCTTTAGCAACTTATGACCAGAAGGTAACAGCCGTTTCTGCAAATTCCTCAGGTGTGAGTATTAATGCCAATATAGTGGAAAACATCCTTTCCACAGGTTTTTTACGAAGGAGCCCAAATGTTATTGAAATAATTGTAATATGTATCGCGGGCATTTTGTTTGGACTGATTTCAAGATTCAGAGCCGCCTTAAGTTCCATTTTAGCGCTCATCTGTATATCTGTTTACATGTTCTTCTCATTTTATTTATTGATTAAATCAAATCTTTGGCTGAATATAACCTATCCGGTTGCCGCCATGGTTTCTCTATTTAGCTTGCAAACCATCGTTAAGTTTCTTGCTGAGGAAAGAAGGGGACGGCAGATACGAGGCATATTTTCAAGATATGTATCCCCTCAAATTGTAAATGTTCTTATAAATAATCCCGAAGGAACACATCTTGGTGGAAAACAACAGACTCTGACTATTTTATTTACCGACATAGTAGGGTTCACTACGATTTCAGAAAAGCTTACCCCTGAAGAGGTAGTGCAAATGTTAAATGAGTATTTTAGTGACATGGTGGAGATAATTTTCAAATGGGGTGGAACTCTTAATAAATTCATAGGGGATGCTATCATGTGTTTTTGGGGAGCACCGGTAGAGGATAATAATCACGCAGTTCATGCCATTAAATGTGCTCTGAATATGATAGCTAAAAAAGAGGAAATACAGGTCAAACGCCTCTCTGAAGGAAAAGCTCCTATAGACATAGGCATAGGCATAAACTCCGGCGAGGTTCTCATTGGTAACATAGGTGCAGTGGGAAAACAGATGGATTACACTATAATAGGCGATAATGTAAATTTATGTTCAAGAGTAGAGGGACTTACAAGAAAATTCAAAGTACATATTCTTATTTCGGAAAATACTTTCAAAGAGATACGCCCTCACATAGACTCAGGTTTGCTTTACAGTGTGTCGGTAAAATGTGTCGGTAGGGTTGCCGTAAAGGGTAAAGCGCAGCCTGTCAGTGTTTACGACGTTAAAGGTTTGCCAACAGGTGAGGCCTCTGAGATTGTTGATGAAATATTTGATGAAGTTATTTACATGAAAGACAAGTAA
- a CDS encoding FecR domain-containing protein, with amino-acid sequence MKKIKSTLILLILSAFAMASAEAVDDVAKVVALKGNVFIERPQGQVQAKVKDDVLLNDTVSTREESKTKILFIDDSVLTLGEKSKLVVKEFISSKDDRGKSVYNLLDGKIRTIVGRTNFEVHTPNVVVAARGTNFYVETGMKNNVHYSTVVCFEGVVDIKSIDASVKGTVILTPGMMLKVTEHQQNMPQPEKSTPSVLSATYLDSSTKTQDTGAPTMTQAQAIADTLSNVTAPPIPQQPPPPPPTSNAPANTTPVKINITFP; translated from the coding sequence ATGAAAAAAATCAAATCTACTCTCATACTGCTAATATTATCGGCGTTTGCAATGGCCTCTGCTGAGGCAGTGGATGATGTCGCTAAGGTTGTTGCACTGAAAGGTAACGTTTTTATAGAAAGGCCACAGGGTCAGGTGCAGGCAAAGGTTAAGGATGATGTATTGTTAAACGATACAGTGTCAACCAGGGAAGAGTCTAAGACAAAAATTCTCTTTATAGATGATAGCGTTTTAACTCTGGGAGAGAAATCTAAGCTTGTTGTTAAGGAGTTTATCAGCAGCAAGGACGACAGGGGTAAATCTGTTTATAATCTCTTAGATGGTAAAATCAGAACGATAGTGGGCAGAACCAATTTTGAAGTTCACACGCCTAATGTGGTTGTGGCAGCACGAGGAACTAATTTTTATGTGGAAACCGGTATGAAAAATAATGTGCATTATTCCACAGTGGTGTGCTTTGAGGGAGTTGTGGACATAAAAAGCATAGATGCAAGCGTCAAAGGCACGGTAATTCTGACTCCGGGAATGATGCTTAAAGTGACAGAACATCAGCAGAATATGCCGCAACCTGAAAAATCAACTCCTTCTGTTTTGTCTGCGACGTACCTTGACAGCTCTACCAAAACACAGGATACAGGTGCACCAACAATGACTCAGGCACAGGCAATTGCTGACACTCTGTCTAATGTTACGGCTCCGCCGATTCCACAGCAACCGCCGCCACCACCGCCCACCAGTAATGCTCCTGCAAATACAACGCCAGTTAAAATTAACATAACATTTCCATGA
- a CDS encoding GGDEF domain-containing protein, whose amino-acid sequence MQTKMFKNLCNSINELNQQVSSVHTVHQILFSLKDVLGASSAALVLKNPQSGYLEINNRYNLSAHYTHSYKRATGKAAVGKILLTDSFLVVKNTDPQDVYNDVRMETDYSVAALIRLETEDRPMGFIAVFFDSEVEITAHMKDYLIAIANICSESLRKERILSHLNELRRVDPKCGLLYYHFFYNRLIDEYNKTQRTKTSLSICMMDMDNFKEVTSIYGPDTADELYCEMADELRASVRGIDILGRYGIDEIILYMPGTSVENAHSVINRFVEKINSNRFTDKQLQTTLSIGIAQLKENEKLEDLLSRTKATLYSAKVTGKGIVKISD is encoded by the coding sequence ATGCAAACAAAAATGTTCAAAAATCTTTGTAATTCGATAAACGAGCTGAATCAACAGGTCTCTTCCGTGCATACAGTGCATCAGATATTGTTTTCGTTGAAAGATGTGTTAGGAGCATCCTCTGCAGCTCTGGTACTAAAAAACCCTCAGAGCGGGTATCTTGAAATTAATAACCGGTACAACCTGTCGGCCCACTACACGCATTCGTATAAACGTGCAACAGGTAAAGCTGCAGTTGGTAAAATACTTCTCACTGACAGTTTCCTTGTTGTTAAAAATACCGATCCTCAGGATGTTTACAATGATGTTCGTATGGAGACAGACTATTCAGTTGCAGCATTGATAAGGCTTGAGACAGAGGACAGGCCTATGGGGTTTATTGCTGTTTTTTTTGACAGCGAGGTGGAAATCACTGCCCATATGAAGGATTATTTGATTGCCATTGCAAATATCTGTTCGGAATCCTTAAGGAAAGAGCGCATATTATCACATCTTAATGAACTTAGGCGTGTTGACCCAAAATGCGGACTACTTTACTATCACTTTTTTTATAACAGGCTGATTGATGAGTATAACAAGACTCAAAGGACAAAAACGTCTCTTTCTATTTGCATGATGGATATGGATAACTTTAAGGAGGTGACATCTATCTATGGTCCGGATACAGCCGATGAGCTTTATTGTGAGATGGCTGATGAACTCAGGGCCTCTGTCAGGGGAATTGATATTCTGGGAAGGTATGGGATAGATGAGATTATTCTTTATATGCCTGGGACATCAGTAGAAAATGCACATAGTGTCATAAACCGCTTTGTGGAAAAAATAAATTCAAACCGCTTTACGGATAAGCAATTGCAAACGACACTATCCATAGGAATTGCACAACTTAAAGAAAACGAAAAACTCGAGGACTTACTTTCACGCACAAAGGCAACCTTGTATAGTGCAAAAGTAACGGGAAAAGGTATCGTTAAGATCTCTGATTGA
- a CDS encoding tyrosine-type recombinase/integrase, with amino-acid sequence MFNNLRHRRAFIWANSGMSTLEIMQRPGHSNISTTMGYRRLLGFTRI; translated from the coding sequence GTGTTCAACAATCTCCGGCATCGCCGAGCCTTTATATGGGCAAACAGCGGCATGAGTACCTTGGAGATCATGCAGAGGCCTGGTCACAGCAATATCTCCACTACAATGGGATACCGAAGATTGTTGGGGTTTACGCGGATATGA
- the efp gene encoding elongation factor P has protein sequence MIATNDFRRGTKIEYKGEPYEVIEFQHVKMGRGGAFVRAKMKGLKSGKVIEDTFNSGDKFPKANLDARQMQYLYFQDGYYYLMDMESYEQLPMTEEQLGDSKLFLKENMMVTVLFHKEKSLAVELPIFVELAVTETDPGFKGDTASGGNKPAVLETGATIKVPFHINEGDVIKVDTRSFEYIERVK, from the coding sequence GTGATAGCAACAAATGATTTTAGAAGGGGAACCAAGATAGAGTATAAGGGCGAACCCTATGAGGTTATAGAGTTTCAGCATGTGAAAATGGGCAGAGGCGGAGCCTTTGTAAGAGCTAAGATGAAAGGCCTCAAAAGCGGTAAGGTTATAGAGGATACATTTAACTCCGGAGACAAGTTTCCTAAAGCCAATCTTGACGCAAGGCAGATGCAGTACCTGTACTTTCAGGACGGTTACTACTACCTTATGGATATGGAAAGTTACGAGCAATTGCCTATGACTGAAGAGCAACTCGGAGACAGCAAACTGTTTCTCAAAGAAAACATGATGGTGACAGTGCTTTTTCACAAGGAAAAATCCCTTGCCGTAGAGCTTCCCATCTTTGTAGAGCTTGCTGTTACTGAAACCGACCCGGGTTTTAAGGGAGACACTGCCTCAGGCGGAAATAAGCCTGCAGTGCTTGAAACCGGAGCGACAATAAAGGTTCCTTTTCACATCAATGAGGGCGATGTCATTAAGGTTGACACACGTTCCTTTGAGTACATAGAGAGGGTGAAATAA
- the accB gene encoding acetyl-CoA carboxylase biotin carboxyl carrier protein codes for MDLEKIKELSDFLKETDITEFFYEEDGLKLKIRRGLSRPAVSQAQLHTEAADTPKVSLSETVEEDKYVAVKSPIVGTFYRCPSPGAPNFVELGDKVKSGQVLCIVEAMKLMNEIESECDGEIVKIFHESETSVEYGESLFHINPL; via the coding sequence ATGGATCTGGAAAAGATAAAAGAACTGTCGGATTTCTTAAAGGAAACTGACATAACCGAGTTTTTTTACGAAGAGGATGGGCTTAAGTTAAAAATACGCAGAGGACTTAGCAGGCCGGCAGTAAGTCAGGCACAGCTGCATACAGAGGCTGCTGATACCCCGAAGGTGTCCTTGTCTGAGACAGTAGAAGAGGATAAATACGTAGCTGTGAAATCTCCAATCGTTGGCACCTTCTACCGCTGTCCATCCCCCGGAGCTCCTAACTTTGTAGAGCTTGGGGATAAAGTTAAAAGCGGACAGGTGCTCTGTATCGTTGAGGCAATGAAACTCATGAATGAAATCGAAAGTGAATGTGACGGCGAAATAGTTAAGATATTCCACGAAAGCGAAACATCGGTAGAATACGGCGAATCGCTTTTTCATATAAATCCGCTTTAA
- the accC gene encoding acetyl-CoA carboxylase biotin carboxylase subunit, translated as MSLLKKILIANRGEIAIRVIRACKELGIKTVAIYSEIEKDAMHVLLADESVCVGPPKAADSYLNIPSILSAAEITDSGAIHPGYGFLSENPHFAEACKKSRITFIGPTPENIRLGGNKSRAKQILRKHGIPVIPGSDGNIIDKKSALGIAKKIGYPVIIKASAGGGGRGMRIVREESMLEQAFSAAEAESLAAFGVGDLYIEKYIPLIRHIEVQIAVGSDGTAIHLGERDCSVQRRHQKLIEESPSPVITEKLREKLGKYAIKAAEVLKYRNVGTVEFIVDRDDSIYFMEINTRVQVEHPVTEAVTGVDIIKEQIRLASGLPLSIKQKNIKIHGHAIECRVNAEDPYTFVPSPGKITFLYLPGGPGIRVDTYIYSGCTVLPYYDSLIAKVISHGATRKDAVDKMKRALSEFKIEGIKTTIPFHKTVLTNPDFLSGEFDTGYLERLKGGHI; from the coding sequence ATGTCCCTTTTGAAAAAAATACTGATTGCTAACAGAGGTGAGATAGCCATACGTGTAATTCGTGCTTGTAAGGAGTTGGGGATAAAAACTGTGGCTATTTACTCAGAAATAGAAAAAGACGCTATGCACGTCCTTTTGGCAGATGAGTCGGTCTGTGTGGGGCCGCCAAAAGCGGCAGATAGTTACCTTAACATTCCGTCAATATTAAGTGCTGCTGAGATAACCGACTCCGGTGCAATTCATCCCGGATACGGATTCCTTTCTGAAAACCCGCACTTTGCCGAGGCGTGCAAAAAATCCAGAATTACCTTCATTGGCCCCACCCCGGAAAACATCAGACTCGGCGGAAATAAGTCCCGTGCTAAGCAGATCCTCCGCAAACACGGCATTCCGGTTATTCCCGGCAGTGACGGCAACATTATAGATAAAAAGAGTGCCCTGGGCATCGCCAAAAAAATTGGCTATCCCGTAATAATTAAAGCCTCAGCTGGCGGTGGCGGCAGAGGTATGAGGATAGTCAGAGAGGAGTCAATGCTTGAGCAGGCATTTTCAGCGGCAGAGGCAGAGTCTCTTGCTGCGTTTGGTGTTGGCGACTTATATATCGAAAAATATATACCCCTTATCCGGCATATTGAGGTTCAGATAGCGGTTGGCAGCGACGGCACAGCTATTCATCTTGGCGAGCGTGACTGTTCCGTACAACGCCGGCACCAGAAACTCATCGAGGAATCCCCATCACCTGTTATTACGGAAAAACTAAGAGAAAAACTTGGTAAATATGCGATTAAAGCCGCTGAAGTCCTTAAATACAGAAATGTGGGAACAGTGGAGTTCATTGTTGACAGAGATGACAGCATTTACTTTATGGAAATTAACACAAGAGTGCAGGTAGAGCACCCGGTGACAGAGGCTGTAACAGGCGTGGATATAATAAAAGAGCAGATACGGCTGGCCTCAGGGCTGCCGCTAAGCATAAAACAAAAAAATATAAAAATACATGGACACGCGATTGAGTGCCGTGTTAATGCCGAAGACCCGTACACTTTTGTGCCGTCACCCGGTAAGATTACGTTTTTATACCTGCCCGGAGGCCCTGGCATCAGAGTTGACACGTACATCTATAGCGGTTGTACCGTGCTGCCTTACTATGACTCGTTAATTGCCAAAGTAATCTCCCACGGCGCTACCCGTAAGGATGCCGTTGACAAGATGAAAAGAGCCCTTTCAGAGTTTAAAATTGAAGGGATAAAGACAACAATTCCTTTTCATAAAACAGTTCTTACTAATCCTGATTTCCTGAGCGGTGAATTTGACACCGGATATCTTGAAAGACTAAAAGGTGGCCACATTTGA